A single genomic interval of Ornithinimicrobium humiphilum harbors:
- a CDS encoding cation acetate symporter, which produces MSLIMSTATVQVGNPALNIGVFAAFVIATLTIVIKVAGGKKTAAQYYTGGASFSGRQNGLAIAGDYLSAASFLGIAGAIALQGYDGFLYSIGFLVAWLVALLLTAELMRNTGRFTLADVLSYRLRQRPVRIAAATSSLVVSFFYLLAQMAGAGGLVALLLGLDSLWAQYLVIAVVGAVMIGYVLIGGMKGTTWVQMIKAVLLIAATAIITVWVLGKFGFNLSALLQGAVDNSPEAGAALLDPGLKYGLSDLTKIDFVSLSMALVLGTAGLPHVLIRFYTVPTSQQARKSVEWAIWLIGGFYLLTLVVGYGAAALVGPDAINAAPGKANSAAPLLAYELGGSLLLGIISGIAFATILAVVAGLTIASSATFAHDLYNSVFKRGQATPDEEVKVARWASIIIGVVAILGGILAYGQNIAFLVALAFAVAASANLPTILYSLFWSRFNTRGALWSIYGGLASALVLITFSPVVSGSPTAMITNPDVDFAFFPLANPGIVSIPLAFFLGWLGSVTSPERNEQKWAEVEVRSLTGHGVAEAVDH; this is translated from the coding sequence ATGAGCCTGATCATGTCCACCGCGACGGTGCAGGTCGGCAACCCGGCCCTGAACATCGGCGTCTTCGCGGCCTTCGTCATCGCCACCCTGACCATCGTCATCAAGGTGGCCGGCGGCAAGAAGACCGCGGCGCAGTACTACACCGGCGGCGCCTCCTTCTCCGGCCGTCAGAACGGCCTGGCCATCGCCGGCGACTACCTCTCGGCCGCGTCCTTCCTCGGCATCGCCGGGGCCATCGCGCTGCAGGGCTACGACGGCTTCCTCTACTCGATCGGCTTCCTCGTCGCCTGGCTCGTCGCGCTCCTGCTGACCGCCGAGCTCATGCGCAACACCGGCCGCTTCACGCTCGCCGACGTGCTCTCCTACCGGCTGCGCCAGCGTCCCGTCCGCATCGCGGCCGCGACCAGCTCGCTGGTGGTCTCCTTCTTCTACCTGCTGGCCCAGATGGCCGGCGCGGGCGGCCTGGTGGCCCTCCTGCTCGGCCTGGACTCGCTGTGGGCGCAGTACCTCGTCATCGCCGTCGTCGGCGCCGTGATGATCGGCTACGTCCTCATCGGCGGGATGAAGGGCACCACCTGGGTGCAGATGATCAAGGCCGTGCTACTCATCGCGGCGACCGCGATCATCACCGTCTGGGTGCTCGGCAAGTTCGGCTTCAACCTTTCCGCGCTGCTCCAGGGCGCGGTGGACAACTCGCCCGAGGCCGGCGCCGCGCTGCTCGACCCGGGCCTGAAGTACGGCCTGTCCGACCTCACCAAGATCGACTTCGTCAGCCTGTCGATGGCGCTGGTCCTGGGCACCGCCGGCCTGCCGCACGTGCTCATCCGCTTCTACACCGTCCCGACCTCCCAGCAGGCCCGCAAGTCGGTGGAGTGGGCCATCTGGCTCATCGGCGGCTTCTACCTGCTGACCCTGGTCGTCGGCTACGGCGCCGCGGCGCTCGTCGGCCCCGACGCCATCAACGCCGCGCCCGGCAAGGCCAACTCGGCCGCGCCCCTGCTCGCCTACGAGCTTGGCGGCTCGCTGCTCCTGGGCATCATCTCCGGCATCGCCTTCGCCACCATCCTCGCGGTCGTCGCCGGCCTGACCATCGCCAGCTCGGCCACCTTCGCCCACGACCTCTACAACTCCGTCTTCAAGCGCGGCCAGGCCACGCCGGACGAGGAGGTCAAGGTCGCCCGCTGGGCCTCGATCATCATCGGTGTCGTCGCGATCCTCGGCGGGATCCTGGCCTACGGCCAGAACATCGCCTTCCTCGTGGCCCTGGCCTTCGCGGTCGCGGCGAGCGCCAACCTGCCGACGATCCTCTACAGCCTGTTCTGGAGCCGCTTCAACACCCGCGGCGCCCTGTGGAGCATCTACGGCGGCCTGGCCTCCGCCCTGGTCCTCATCACCTTCTCGCCGGTCGTCTCCGGCTCGCCGACGGCGATGATCACCAACCCGGACGTGGACTTCGCCTTCTTCCCCCTCGCCAACCCCGGCATCGTCTCCATCCCGCTGGCCTTCTTCCTCGGCTGGCTGGGCTCGGTGACCAGCCCGGAGCGCAACGAGCAGAAGTGGGCCGAGGTCGAGGTGCGGAGCCTGACCGGGCACGGGGTGGCCGAAGCAGTCGACCACTGA
- a CDS encoding DUF485 domain-containing protein, producing the protein MSTTRPDEAGGAAGPEEPAVDPYVQLQRTDEFQDLRRRFRSFVFPMTAFFLLWYFAYVLAAVFAPGFMSVRIWGVINVGLVFGLLQFVTTFAITFIYARWANREFDPRAEALGARMEQLGGAGR; encoded by the coding sequence GTGAGCACGACACGCCCGGACGAGGCCGGCGGCGCTGCCGGTCCCGAGGAGCCCGCGGTGGACCCCTACGTCCAGCTGCAGCGCACCGACGAGTTCCAGGACCTGCGCCGCAGGTTCCGCTCCTTCGTCTTCCCGATGACGGCCTTCTTCCTCCTCTGGTACTTCGCCTACGTCCTCGCGGCGGTCTTCGCGCCCGGGTTCATGTCGGTGCGGATCTGGGGCGTGATCAACGTGGGCCTGGTCTTCGGGCTCCTCCAGTTCGTGACCACCTTCGCGATCACGTTCATCTACGCGCGGTGGGCCAACCGCGAGTTCGACCCCCGTGCCGAGGCCCTCGGGGCACGCATGGAGCAGCTGGGAGGTGCGGGCCGATGA
- a CDS encoding ScyD/ScyE family protein gives MPTTRTRSLLALALAGLITATALPGAVAGEGKGTGKGRGRDDGGGTVTVVASGLDSPRHLTVTSRGDVYVAESGTGGDDCVLGVAPGAPDPVPVCAGPSGAVTKIGRDGGQGRVVTGLPSLAVGAEASGPYDVEVTGSSKLVVTFGLGNPPATRDALVAEHGRDYRRLATVQEIRLRGKGAPRFETEADLARHETRRNPDGGLLDTNSVSLARDRGGWLVADAGANAVLRVDDDRVRTLAVLAGGTTEFPPGSGNPFPFQPVPTSAVRGPDGAVYVSQLTGFPFPQGGAAIWRIGRDGTPRVWASGLTNVTDLAFDAKGALYAVQISDVGLAAETGLPSGSLVKVRRGSSTHTTVLDDLPAPFGVALSKDAAYVTTCAVCAGGGTVVRVGLGR, from the coding sequence ATGCCCACCACGCGCACGCGTTCCCTGCTGGCCCTCGCCCTGGCCGGGCTGATCACCGCCACCGCCCTCCCGGGGGCCGTCGCCGGGGAGGGGAAGGGCACGGGGAAGGGCAGGGGCCGCGACGACGGTGGTGGAACCGTGACGGTCGTCGCCTCCGGGCTCGACAGCCCCCGCCACCTGACGGTGACCTCGCGCGGCGACGTCTACGTCGCCGAGTCCGGCACGGGCGGGGACGACTGCGTGCTCGGCGTGGCCCCGGGCGCGCCCGACCCCGTGCCGGTGTGCGCCGGCCCGTCGGGGGCGGTGACCAAGATCGGCCGCGACGGCGGGCAGGGTCGTGTCGTCACCGGCCTGCCGTCCCTGGCGGTCGGCGCCGAGGCCTCGGGCCCCTACGACGTCGAGGTCACCGGGTCGAGCAAGCTCGTGGTCACCTTCGGCCTGGGCAACCCGCCCGCGACCCGCGACGCTCTCGTGGCCGAGCACGGGCGGGACTACCGCCGGCTGGCGACCGTGCAGGAGATCCGGCTGCGCGGGAAGGGCGCGCCCCGGTTCGAGACCGAGGCCGACCTCGCCCGGCACGAGACCCGGCGCAACCCCGACGGCGGCCTGCTCGACACCAACTCCGTCTCCCTCGCACGCGACCGCGGGGGCTGGCTGGTCGCCGACGCGGGCGCCAACGCGGTGCTGCGCGTCGACGACGACCGGGTGCGCACCCTCGCGGTGCTGGCCGGCGGCACCACGGAGTTCCCGCCCGGGTCGGGCAACCCGTTCCCCTTCCAGCCGGTGCCGACCTCGGCCGTGCGCGGGCCGGACGGCGCGGTCTACGTCAGCCAGCTCACCGGCTTCCCCTTCCCGCAGGGCGGGGCGGCGATCTGGCGGATCGGGCGCGACGGCACCCCGCGGGTGTGGGCCAGCGGGCTCACCAACGTCACCGACCTCGCCTTCGACGCGAAGGGTGCCCTCTACGCCGTGCAGATCTCCGACGTCGGCCTGGCCGCCGAGACCGGGCTGCCCTCCGGCTCGCTGGTCAAGGTGAGGCGTGGCTCCTCCACCCACACGACCGTCCTGGACGACCTGCCCGCCCCCTTCGGGGTGGCCCTGTCCAAGGACGCCGCCTACGTCACGACCTGCGCGGTGTGCGCGGGCGGCGGCACGGTCGTGAGGGTCGGCCTCGGCCGCTGA
- a CDS encoding DinB family protein yields the protein MELKDTLHRYLRIESDALIWKLEGLSERQVRTPMTSTGTNLLGLVRHATGVEAEYFGLVFGRPLPFELGWDMDAEDNSDFWVPAEESTLDVIDLYTRVQAHADATIRELPLDAPGRVPWWGRQETTLGHILVHVIGDLSRHAGHADILREELDGAVGLQPGNDNMPSDDARWWADYRARLQQIADSFPE from the coding sequence ATGGAGCTCAAGGACACCCTGCACCGCTACCTGCGGATCGAGAGCGACGCCCTCATCTGGAAGCTCGAGGGGCTGAGCGAGCGCCAGGTGCGCACGCCCATGACCTCGACGGGCACCAACCTGCTGGGGCTGGTCCGGCACGCCACGGGGGTGGAGGCGGAATACTTCGGGCTCGTCTTCGGCCGGCCGCTGCCGTTCGAGCTGGGCTGGGACATGGACGCCGAGGACAACTCCGACTTCTGGGTGCCGGCCGAGGAGTCGACGCTGGACGTGATCGACCTCTACACCCGGGTGCAGGCGCACGCCGACGCCACCATCCGCGAGCTCCCTCTCGACGCGCCCGGCCGGGTGCCGTGGTGGGGCCGGCAGGAGACGACCCTGGGCCACATCCTGGTCCACGTCATCGGCGACCTGTCCCGGCACGCCGGCCACGCCGACATCCTGCGCGAGGAGCTCGACGGCGCCGTCGGCCTGCAGCCCGGCAACGACAACATGCCGAGCGACGACGCGCGCTGGTGGGCCGACTACCGGGCACGCCTGCAGCAGATCGCCGACAGCTTCCCGGAGTAG
- a CDS encoding cation acetate symporter translates to MAGPLSVGTIAVVCAITLGLSVFALRWARRTSDFYVAGRVVSPGRNAAAIGGEYLSAASFLGVAGLIYDSGVDALWYPIGYTVGYLVLLVLVAAPLRRSGAYTLPDFAEARLESRGVRHLCSVLAVVIGWLYLIPQFQGAGFTLRLVTGAPLWVGAFVVLLVVVLAVAAGGMRSITLVQAVQYWLKLSALAIPAGAILAVWWVTQGPAPEVGQGWTQPFTGRAPEEHHLYRTLSLVVGLALGTTGLPHVVVRYYTNPDGTAARRTTVHVLGLLGLFYIFTIVYGVLGRAYLPELVDDARVDTVVLRLPAEVLPGLGSDVLTAALAGGAFAAFLSTSSGLAVAVTGVLNQDVLRPLLSRATSGDHSEVTGFRLAAVVAVVVPYAVSRFFPEVPLAAFVTLAFVIAASTFFPLLALGVWWPRLSVQGATAGLVTGAVLAIGALVASVALVPGSTGWAAALLAHPAAWTVPAALLTAVTVSLATPHGIPRSATRTLVRLHTPEEITSR, encoded by the coding sequence GTGGCGGGCCCGCTCTCGGTCGGCACGATCGCGGTCGTCTGCGCGATCACGCTCGGGCTGAGCGTCTTCGCCCTGCGCTGGGCCCGGCGCACCAGCGACTTCTACGTCGCGGGCCGGGTCGTCTCGCCCGGGCGCAACGCCGCGGCCATCGGCGGGGAGTACCTGTCCGCCGCGAGCTTCCTCGGGGTGGCGGGCCTCATCTACGACTCGGGCGTCGACGCGCTCTGGTACCCCATCGGCTACACCGTCGGCTACCTCGTGCTGCTCGTCCTCGTGGCCGCGCCGCTGCGTCGCTCGGGCGCCTACACGTTGCCCGACTTCGCCGAGGCCCGGCTGGAGTCCCGGGGGGTGCGGCATCTGTGCTCGGTGCTCGCCGTGGTCATCGGCTGGCTCTACCTCATCCCGCAGTTCCAGGGCGCGGGCTTCACGCTGCGGCTGGTCACGGGCGCACCGCTGTGGGTCGGGGCCTTCGTCGTCCTGCTCGTCGTCGTGCTCGCGGTCGCCGCCGGCGGCATGCGCTCGATCACCCTGGTCCAGGCGGTGCAGTACTGGCTCAAGCTCAGCGCGCTCGCGATCCCCGCCGGCGCGATCCTCGCCGTCTGGTGGGTCACCCAGGGCCCCGCGCCGGAGGTGGGGCAGGGCTGGACGCAGCCGTTCACCGGCCGGGCGCCCGAGGAGCACCACCTCTACCGCACGCTCTCGCTCGTCGTCGGCCTGGCGCTGGGCACGACCGGCCTGCCCCACGTCGTGGTCCGCTACTACACCAACCCCGACGGCACCGCCGCCCGCCGCACGACCGTGCACGTCCTCGGTCTGCTGGGGCTCTTCTACATCTTCACGATCGTCTACGGCGTGCTCGGCCGGGCCTACCTGCCCGAGCTGGTCGACGACGCCAGGGTCGACACCGTCGTGCTGCGGCTCCCCGCCGAGGTGCTGCCCGGGCTGGGCTCGGACGTGCTCACCGCGGCGCTCGCCGGGGGCGCCTTCGCCGCCTTCCTCTCGACGTCCTCCGGGCTCGCCGTCGCCGTCACGGGCGTGCTCAACCAGGACGTGCTGCGCCCGCTGCTCAGCCGGGCCACCTCCGGGGACCACTCTGAGGTCACCGGCTTCCGGCTGGCCGCGGTCGTCGCCGTCGTCGTCCCGTATGCCGTCAGCCGGTTCTTCCCCGAGGTGCCGCTCGCGGCCTTCGTCACCCTGGCCTTCGTCATCGCCGCCTCGACCTTCTTCCCGCTCCTGGCGCTCGGCGTGTGGTGGCCGCGGCTCTCGGTCCAGGGCGCGACGGCCGGCCTGGTCACCGGGGCGGTGCTCGCCATCGGCGCCCTCGTGGCCAGCGTCGCCCTCGTGCCCGGCAGCACCGGTTGGGCCGCCGCGCTGCTCGCGCACCCGGCGGCCTGGACCGTGCCGGCCGCCCTCCTCACGGCGGTGACGGTCTCGCTCGCCACGCCCCACGGCATACCCCGGAGCGCGACGCGCACCCTGGTGCGCCTGCACACCCCGGAGGAGATCACCTCTCGTTAG
- a CDS encoding LytR/AlgR family response regulator transcription factor, giving the protein MRALVVDDEPPALSELTYLLEQDGRFSAVVPAASGTDALRALEAGPVDVVFSDISMPGLDGMELARVIARFADRPQIVFVTAHDEHAVDAFAVHATDYVMKPVSAARLAQAVDRVVAGRQRADDPAARTGGAAGPARPQVDPQPPVAPAPRVQDERIAVELGGVTRFVQRSAIRYVQAQGDYVRLFTATGSHLLRTPMATLEERWARAGFVRIHRSTLVSLAHVAEVRQSHGKLSLVLAPDGTELPVARRHVREVRERVLGA; this is encoded by the coding sequence ATGCGTGCACTCGTCGTCGACGACGAACCACCCGCCCTCTCCGAGCTGACCTACCTGCTCGAGCAGGACGGCCGGTTCTCCGCCGTGGTGCCCGCGGCCTCGGGGACCGACGCCCTGCGGGCGCTCGAGGCGGGCCCGGTGGACGTCGTCTTCTCCGACATCTCCATGCCGGGGCTGGACGGCATGGAGCTCGCCCGGGTCATCGCCCGGTTCGCCGACCGCCCCCAGATCGTCTTCGTCACCGCCCACGACGAGCACGCGGTCGACGCCTTCGCGGTCCACGCCACCGACTACGTCATGAAGCCCGTCTCCGCCGCCCGGCTGGCCCAGGCCGTCGACCGCGTCGTCGCCGGGCGGCAACGGGCCGACGACCCCGCCGCGCGGACCGGGGGAGCGGCGGGCCCCGCCCGGCCGCAGGTCGACCCGCAGCCCCCCGTCGCCCCCGCGCCGCGGGTGCAGGACGAGCGGATCGCGGTCGAGCTCGGGGGCGTCACGCGCTTCGTGCAGCGCTCCGCGATCCGCTACGTGCAGGCCCAGGGCGACTACGTGCGGCTCTTCACCGCCACCGGCTCGCACCTGCTGCGCACCCCGATGGCCACGCTCGAGGAGCGCTGGGCGCGCGCCGGCTTCGTCCGCATCCACCGCTCGACCCTCGTGAGCCTGGCCCACGTCGCCGAGGTGCGCCAGAGCCACGGCAAGCTCAGCCTCGTGCTCGCCCCCGACGGCACCGAGCTGCCGGTCGCGCGCCGCCACGTGCGCGAGGTCCGCGAGCGGGTCCTGGGGGCCTGA
- a CDS encoding histidine kinase, which produces MQDGFHLPTAVLVAVVFLLLQGLLWIRRRRMARGFLSEADRITYEALRTGAQAGRYLRNGLTEENATKAARHLRLMLGGSALAICDTQGVLVWTGHGDHHGASAFGHAERVLTSGDVAVLRRDDLPCDRPECDVRAGVVAPIVVEDRVIGTLAAYSDRPSAGLARATEQVATWVSGQLELGELDRERTRAMEAELRSLRAQISPHFIYNSLGAIASFVRTDPDRARELLLEFADFTRYALRRGGTFTPLSDELRNVERYLVLEQARFGERLQVHLLVAPEVLTVAVPYLSVQPLVENAVRHGLADKVGTGTVTITATDLGDLAEISVEDDGAGSDPEDVRRALDGDDSAGDSVGLGNVDARLRRVYGDDHGLVVETAPGMGTKVGFRVPKYAPGVHASP; this is translated from the coding sequence ATGCAGGACGGCTTCCACCTCCCCACGGCGGTGCTCGTCGCCGTCGTCTTCCTCCTGCTGCAGGGGCTGCTCTGGATCCGGCGCCGGCGGATGGCCAGGGGGTTCCTCTCGGAGGCCGACCGCATCACCTACGAGGCGCTGCGGACCGGTGCCCAGGCCGGGCGCTACCTGCGCAACGGGCTCACCGAGGAGAACGCCACCAAGGCCGCCCGGCACCTGCGGCTCATGCTCGGCGGCTCGGCCCTGGCCATCTGCGACACCCAGGGCGTCCTGGTGTGGACCGGGCACGGCGACCACCACGGCGCCTCTGCCTTCGGGCACGCCGAGCGGGTGCTGACCAGCGGCGACGTCGCCGTGCTGCGCCGCGACGACCTGCCGTGCGACCGACCCGAGTGCGACGTGCGGGCGGGCGTGGTCGCGCCGATCGTCGTCGAGGACCGCGTCATCGGCACCCTCGCGGCCTACTCCGACCGCCCCTCCGCCGGCCTGGCCCGGGCCACCGAGCAGGTCGCGACCTGGGTCAGCGGCCAGCTCGAGCTCGGCGAGCTCGACCGCGAGCGCACCCGCGCCATGGAGGCCGAGCTGCGCAGCCTGCGCGCCCAGATCAGCCCGCACTTCATCTACAACTCCCTCGGCGCGATCGCCAGCTTCGTGAGGACCGACCCCGACCGCGCGCGCGAGCTGCTGCTGGAGTTCGCCGACTTCACCCGCTACGCGCTGCGCCGCGGAGGCACCTTCACCCCGCTCTCGGACGAGCTGCGCAACGTCGAGCGCTATCTCGTCCTCGAGCAGGCCCGCTTCGGGGAGCGGCTGCAGGTCCACCTGCTCGTCGCTCCCGAGGTGCTCACCGTCGCCGTGCCCTACCTCTCGGTCCAGCCGCTCGTGGAGAACGCCGTGCGCCACGGCCTCGCCGACAAGGTCGGCACCGGCACGGTGACGATCACCGCCACCGACCTGGGCGACCTCGCGGAGATCAGCGTCGAGGACGACGGCGCGGGCTCCGACCCCGAGGACGTGCGTCGCGCGCTGGACGGCGACGACTCCGCGGGCGACTCGGTCGGGCTGGGCAACGTCGACGCCCGCCTGCGCCGCGTCTACGGCGACGACCACGGCCTCGTCGTGGAGACGGCTCCCGGCATGGGCACCAAGGTCGGCTTCCGCGTGCCGAAGTACGCCCCCGGCGTCCACGCGTCGCCCTGA